From a region of the Alosa sapidissima isolate fAloSap1 chromosome 9, fAloSap1.pri, whole genome shotgun sequence genome:
- the LOC121718625 gene encoding hemicentin-1-like: protein MESFPLLQQLLWISLLCSADFYVSGQNCRGREPVIDPPALVVKYGSPATATCRTEYNTTRMSWEATMGASSKENTQQLVWSVDSVTDWSLKEGILWLAIYEYEPCTTHLPITIYKIPENVDLVIHNAGPLVEEHTYWLECEVQSVAPVNNLTVIWFRGDSKLEQSDFTQFNIEGDGDQNVTVRANLSIIASREDNRASYSCAAQLDLENTTDTTSNIVQLEVFYKPRLVSLNQNVSLTEGDRLELNCTADANPSPTYEWRRDNKTLENNSSSSSTLLIESVEMDSAGVYECIVSNTQGKVSVKIRVDVRNNPRGIIIDNPRTIIIDTPRAIMIGVVVVALVVFLVLVVLIRRKHCKRNEPHQ, encoded by the exons ATGGAGTCTTTCCCTCTCCTTCAGCAACTTCTCTGGATCTCCCTTCTGTGTTCTGCCGACTTCTATGTATCTG GTCAGAACTGCAGAGGGAGGGAGCCAGTCATCGATCCTCCTGCTCTTGTGGTGAAGTACGGAAGTCCAGCTACAGCAACCTGCCGCACTGAGTACAATACTACCAGGATGAGCTGGGAGGCAACAATGGGAGCTTCAAGCAAAGAGAACACACAGCAGCTGGTCTGGAGTGTGGACAGTGTGACTGACTGGTCACTGAAGGAAGGCATATTATGGTTAGCCATCTATGAATATGAACCCTGTACGACTCATCTACCCATCACCATTTATA AAATTCCAGAGAATGTAGACCTTGTTATACATAATGCTGGTCCACTGGTGGAGGAACACACATACTGGCTGGAGTGTGAGGTTCAGAGTGTGGCTCCAGTTAACAACCTCACCGTCATCTGGTTCAGAGGGGACAGCAAGCTGGAACAGTCAGACTTCACTCAGTTCAATATTGAGGGCGACGGAGATCAGAACGTCACTGTGAGGGCTAATCTGAGTATCATAGCTTCCAGAGAGGACAACAGAGCCTCCTACAGCTGTGCTGCCCAACTGGATCTTGAGAACACAACAGACACCACCTCTAATATCGTCCAGCTGGAAGTATTCT ACAAACCCAGATTAGTGAGCCTCAACCAAAATGTGAGCTTAACAGAGGGGGACCGTCTGGAGTTGAACTGCACTGCTGATGCCAACCCCAGCCCCACATATGAGTGGAGACGCGACAACAAGACCCTGgagaacaacagcagcagcagcagcactctcCTCATCGAGTCTGTAGAGATGGACAGTGCTGGTGTCTATGAGTGCATCGTCAGCAACACTCAGGGGAAAGTCTCTGTAAAGATAAGAGTGGATGTCAGGA ACAACCCGAGGGGAATCATAATAG ACAACCCAAGGACAATCATAATAG ACACACCGAGGGCGATCATGATAGGTGTGGTGGTCGTAGCGCTGGTCGTGTTCCTGGTTTTAGTGGTTCTGATCAGGAGGAAGCACTGCAAAAGAAATGAGCCCCACCAATGA
- the LOC121718632 gene encoding uncharacterized protein LOC121718632: protein MEFFTLLQQHLWITILCFADFYVSVRDCTVEMEPVIDPPSLVVKYGDPASAICRTQHNAFITGWEAPVEATRAAGSHQAVWEVSSLTNWSLAKGITCYGIYVGYAECLAILSITIYKIPERVTLSHSDPVLKGAENRLEFSLECDVKGVAPVENLTVIWFRGHTELGRSEFPQLYRSDDVTVRANLSIIASREDNKASYSCAAQLDLNTAEPIPDTRSNSVLLEDLYKYAREVSGGDVRLTEGDTLKVNYTSDANPGVMEPSGELPSVGNSRRIILGVVVVVVLVLILAVVVLVRWKCFKKS, encoded by the exons ATGGAATTTTTCACTCTTCTTCAGCAACATCTTTGGATCACCATTCTGTGTTTTGCCGACTTTTATGTATCAG TTCGGGACTGCACTGTGGAGATGGAGCCGGTGATCGATCCCCCCAGTCTGGTGGTGAAGTACGGAGACCCAGCCTCCGCAATCTGCCGCACGCAGCACAACGCATTTATAACTGGCTGGGAAGCACCAGTGGAAGCTACACGTGCTGCGGGCTCACATCAGGCGGTCTGGGAGGTGTCCAGCCTGACCAACTGGTCTCTAGCAAAAGGCATAACTTGCTATGGCATTTATGTTGGATATGCGGAATGCCTGGCCATACTATCTATCACCATTTACA AAATTCCTGAGCGTGTGACGCTAAGCCACTCTGATCCAGTGCTCAAGGGAGCGGAGAACCGGCTGGAGTTCTCGCTGGAGTGTGATGTTAAGGGCGTAGCTCCAGTCGAGAACCTCACTGTCATCTGGTTCAGAGGACACACTGAGCTGGGACGCTCGGAGTTCCCCCAGCTCTATCGGTCAGACGACGTCACTGTGAGGGCTAATCTGAGTATCATAGCTTCCAGAGAGGACAACAAAGCCTCCTACAGCTGTGCTGCCCAACTGGACCTGAACACAGCTGAGCCCATTCCTGACACCAGATCGAATAGTGTCCTACTGGAAGACTTAT ACAAATACGCAAGAGAGGTATCCGGTGGCGATGTGCGCCTAACAGAGGGTGACACACTGAAGGTGAACTACACAAGTGATGCCAATCCCGGTGTGATGGAACCAAGCGGAGAGTTACCGTCTGTAG gtAACTCGAGGAGAATCATATTAGGAGTGGTGGTTGTTGTAGTACTGGTTCTGATCCTGGCTGTAGTGGTTCTGGTCCGGTGGAAGTGCTTCAAAAAGTCATGA